The window GCGATCGTGCCCTCCAAACACGACTACCTTACCTTCTAGTTGCGAATAGTAGGGCTTGGGTTGCTTTTCAGATGTACGGTGCCGAGTTCGTGGCTGCACATTCGGCGGACGTTCCACACGAGAACGGTTGGCCATTGCTTTTTCATAAATGAAGTTCAAGGTCTGCTCATGGCTGCCACGCAACTTAGCAACGGGGCCTTCTGAACTGTGAAGATTAATTTGATTAATCAAAGCATCCACAACTTCCTCTAGAGCATTGATCTCCTTTAAATCGTTCATGTAACTGCGCACAGCTACTGATGCATCGGTAGCGCTGTAAAAATCTGGCTGCTCTTGGATCATGTCCATCAAGTCGTCCTTGAGCTGGTAGCGCCACTCATTCAGTTGTTGGGCATAACGCTCATCTAACAAGCGTTCTTCATTCAGAATCAGTTGCTGGTCGGCCATACGTGCTGCCATAACCGGAGCATCTGCTAACCGCTGACGTAAGTCGGCTGCTTTTTCTTCTAGTTTTTGGCGAGTACTGCTGCTAATGTCTTCAGGAGATATTTGCTCTAATGTTTTTTCAACCTCCTCTAGGAGCGGTTGCAGACGTTGCTTAATCTCTGCCACCATGGTCTGCACGTATTGGTCTCGCTGTTGTTGAATGCGCTTTTCCTCAATTTCTTGTTTGACCAGCGATAGGAGATCTTGCACAGAGCTTTCTAATATATCCAATTCAGAATTATCCATAAACTATATGGGTGGTGTACGGTAGGCATAGGATTTTATTCCTATAGTTAATCTTAACGCTACTGTTTATAACCATACGATCGCTGTTCCCCTATGCAATACCGACGTTTTGGACGTACTGAACTATCTATGCCCGTGTTCTCCTGTGGGGGAATGCGCTATCAATACAAATGGCAAGATGTGCCCTATCGGGATATACCAGCCGATAACCAGCGCAATCTAGAAGCTACAATTCGCCGAGCGCTGGATCTAGGTATTCACCATATTGAAACAGCACGAGGCTATGGAACGTCAGAAATGCAGCTAGGGCAAATCTTGCCCCGGTTGCCACGGGAAAAATTGATCGTGCAGACGAAAGTAGCTCCCTGTGAAAACCCTAAAGAATTTCGCAATACCTTTGATAAGTCCTTGGCCTATCTAAAGCTAGATTATGTGGACTTACTGGGACTACATGGCATCAACAATGCTGAGTTATTGCACTATAGCCTGCGACCTAAAGGTTGCTTGGACGTAGCGAAAGAATTGCAGCGTCAGGGAAAAGTCCGGTTTATTGGTTTTTCAACCCATGCTCCTACTGAGATCATTCTCCAAGCGATCGAATCCAACCAGTTTGACTATGTGAATCTGCATTGGTACTACATCTATCAGTTCAATTGGCCAGCCATTCTAGCTGCTCATCAGCGGGATATGGGAGTATTTATCATCAGCCCTTCAGACAAAGGTGGGCACTTGTATAACCCCCCACCTAAGTTGGTCGAGTTGTGTCAACCGCTAAGTCCGATCGTCTTCAATGACCTGTTTTGCCTTAGTCACCCCCAAGTTCATACCTTAAGCGTGGGAGCGTCTTGCCCTACAGATTTTGACGAGCACCTAAAGACGTTACCCCTGTTAGCACAAGCTGATGAGCTGCTGCCACCGATTATAGAGCGGTTACAGGAGGCCGCGATCACAGCCATGACGGGCTATTTCAAGGATCGAGCGATCGCAGAGCGTTGGTTCCATACTTGGCACAGTGGTTTACCCACTCCTGAGCAGACCCCCGGTGGTTTGAATATTCGTGTGATTCTGTGGCTATGGAACTTAGTAACTGCTTACGACATGGAAAGCTTTGCCAAGGCGCGCTATAACTTGATGGGGAATGCTAACCACTGGTTTCCGGGGGCTAAAGCTGATCGCATTAGTGAGGTAGACCTGCGATCGTGTCTCACGAACAGCCCCCATGCAGATAGGATTCCGGCTGTGTTAGCCGATGCCCACCGCTTATTGGGTGGAGAAGCCGTTAAACGCCTTTCTCAGCNNNNNNNNNNTAGCATACAGCCCTCAGGATTAAGCCTTCTTAGGCGTAAACAATACCATCATGTTCTTGCCTTCACGCTTAGGTGCTTGCTGGACTTCTGCTACGTCCTTTAGGTCATCGGCCATGCGCTGTAGCAGTTCTTCTGCTAAATCGGCATGTTGCACCTCTCGCCCTCGAAACATCACGGTAGCCTTGACTTTATCCCCATCCTTCAAGAAGCCGATCGCTTGCCTCACGCGCACTTGGTAGTCGTGCTCGTCAATCTTGTAGCGCATCTTAACTTCCTTGACTTCAGCATTGTGTTGCTTCTTACGAGCTTCTCGCTCCTTCTTCTCTTGTTCATAGCGATACTTGCCGTAGTCCATAATCTTACAGACTGGTGGGTCGGCCTTATCGCTAAGCAGCACCAAGTCTAAGTTCTTCTCTTCGGCCATCCGCAAGGCTTCGCGGGGCGCTAAAATCCCCACTTGTGTACCGTCTGTATCAATCACTCGAACCTTAGGAAAGCGAATGCGCTCGTTGATATTAGGTAAATCCCGGTTAGGTTTGCGTTCAATCACAGGCATTTGTAAAAAGTGGACAAACACCCTCCAGGTAGGTTTAAGCTCCCCTACAGGAAGGCTCGTATAACAGCAACGTCTTGTATCCAGTTAACCCCCTCTAGGGAGTTCCAAGTCAACAGCCTCATGTCTCGTCTTCAAAAGACTCGCAGGAAAACTTAACATACTGCATAGCTATTTACAGCTATTTTACTCAGATCAATTCATATTCGCCGTAGTTGTTAACGGATCGTTATTACCGATAGTAATATCTTGTACTCGCTTAGCAAAGTTGGCTAGCACCTGAAGCCCAACTGTTGAAGATTTTTCAGGATGAAACTGTAAT of the Cyanobacteriota bacterium genome contains:
- a CDS encoding DUF2325 domain-containing protein — its product is MDNSELDILESSVQDLLSLVKQEIEEKRIQQQRDQYVQTMVAEIKQRLQPLLEEVEKTLEQISPEDISSSTRQKLEEKAADLRQRLADAPVMAARMADQQLILNEERLLDERYAQQLNEWRYQLKDDLMDMIQEQPDFYSATDASVAVRSYMNDLKEINALEEVVDALINQINLHSSEGPVAKLRGSHEQTLNFIYEKAMANRSRVERPPNVQPRTRHRTSEKQPKPYYSQLEGKVVVFGGHDRLETAVRNRLRNSNVNLIWCTAQSGLQVAEQSKEHIPNADMVIIITGYASHALTAKAIQAAERAGITPEMINTTGMTRVLETIDYGLKTRLLQRRLNQSKIS
- a CDS encoding aldo/keto reductase: MQYRRFGRTELSMPVFSCGGMRYQYKWQDVPYRDIPADNQRNLEATIRRALDLGIHHIETARGYGTSEMQLGQILPRLPREKLIVQTKVAPCENPKEFRNTFDKSLAYLKLDYVDLLGLHGINNAELLHYSLRPKGCLDVAKELQRQGKVRFIGFSTHAPTEIILQAIESNQFDYVNLHWYYIYQFNWPAILAAHQRDMGVFIISPSDKGGHLYNPPPKLVELCQPLSPIVFNDLFCLSHPQVHTLSVGASCPTDFDEHLKTLPLLAQADELLPPIIERLQEAAITAMTGYFKDRAIAERWFHTWHSGLPTPEQTPGGLNIRVILWLWNLVTAYDMESFAKARYNLMGNANHWFPGAKADRISEVDLRSCLTNSPHADRIPAVLADAHRLLGGEAVKRLSQ
- the infC gene encoding translation initiation factor IF-3 codes for the protein MPVIERKPNRDLPNINERIRFPKVRVIDTDGTQVGILAPREALRMAEEKNLDLVLLSDKADPPVCKIMDYGKYRYEQEKKEREARKKQHNAEVKEVKMRYKIDEHDYQVRVRQAIGFLKDGDKVKATVMFRGREVQHADLAEELLQRMADDLKDVAEVQQAPKREGKNMMVLFTPKKA